In Lacinutrix sp. Bg11-31, the DNA window TTAGGCATAAATTCTTTTGCTTCTTTTAACTTGTATGTAGAAAGTGCAAAATTAACATTGTTATCTGCTAATATTTTAGGGTTGTATGGTTTCTGGTTCCATTCTCTTAAATCTGCTAAATCTACAGAATTAGCTAAAAACTGATTTTCCATATCGAAAGCATCTGGAAAGTTAAGAGGTAAAATAAAAGTGCCGTTAGTGGCTTTTATATCTTTTATGTATTCGTATTCATCACCACCACCAACAAAAACATACTGCGTATTAAATTGATCTCCAATGTTATCTAAACGCAAAGCATTCATTTTACTGCCAGCTTCAATAATTTGAACCTGATTTTTATTTCTGTTAAAAGCTTCTAAAGTTCTATCTGTTTCTTTTGCTGCTCCAGTGGCATACCATTTGGCATCCATATTTACTTGGCGAAGCAAAGCAAAAGCTCCCATTATTGAGGTTGGGTAGGCTTGTCTAGAAGTAGCACTCTTGCTTGTGCCTAAGTACTGTCCAGAATGCTCTTTTAATATTCTATTAGCATCACTGCCTTCGCTATTAAGTGCTATTAATGTTCCTGTACCACGAACAATACCATCATTAATATGTGTGTTAACTACTCCAAAACCAGCTTCCATTAATTTCTTAGCCTCTTTATCGTCGTACTTAAATTTGTCGATAGCATTTTGGTCTGCTCTAATATGGTCGTTCCAATAATAACCTTCTCTTCCAGCATCGTATTGTGGTCTACGCGAATGGTCTTCTGGTCTTTTAGGTTTTTCAACTCCAAAAGTAGAGTAGATGTCTATAAATGAAGGATAAATGCTTTTTCCAGATAAATCTGTAATAACCGCATTTTTAGGTATCGATACATTACTACCAATAGATACAATTTTACCATCTTTAATAACAATGGTTCCGTTCTCAATTACTTGAGTAGGTGAGACGTAAATTTTTGCGTTCGTAACCGCTGTGTAATTAGAACTAATGGTTTTTACACCATCATTCTTCGGAATGTTTTCTTGCGCAAAGAGACATAAATTGCATATTAGAAAAGCAAATACTAGAGATTTTTTAATCATAAATTGGTTTAAAAAGAGATTAGACACTAAATATAATAATTAGAAACCCTTTAAAGCAAATGATTATTGTTAAAGTGTTTTGTCTTGTAGGTAATTAACTAAAAGTGCAACAACATAACTGTAACTTTTCATGCCTCCTTTTTGGTTGTTGGCTTCTAAAAACGTGTTATAAGTTGAATGAAATAAAGGTTCTATTGGGTTTTTATGTGCATTCCAAAAGTCTCGAACGTCTTGATAGTTTTTTAAAACTCCAGGATTAATGGTTTGTACAAGCGCTTCGTATTGTTCTGGATTTCGTCTATAGATTTCATAAAGACAATGGCGTAAACCAAACGTGTAACCAGAGTATTTAAAATAGATATCCTCATTATTTGTAGCAGCTAAAAAGCCTATAAAATTTGCTTCATTTTCTGCAGCATAACCTAATTGGTGAGCCACTTCGTGAGATGCTGTAGTAGGAAACTTAAACACAGGTATCATACTATTTACTTGTGCTTCGTTAGATAACGGATTTAAATAACCGCTAAATCCCATATAAGTTAAAGGGAAGCTAAGTAACGATTTTTTTATGCTCTTACCTTTGTATTCCAATTGCGGAAACGTTTTTTGTAATGCCGTATAACCTTCGGGTACCTTAGACATTACTTGAGATTTAGAATAAGGGAATGCTACTTTTATAGTATCGTTTTTTGTAATTTTAAGATGAATTGCGTTAGATTTTGCGATAAGGTTTTCTGTAACCTTTACAAGAGTTTCGGTAGTATAATCTGCTTTTAAATTTAGGTTTTTATGAAGCGGTAATCGGTAATAATTCATTGCCCAAAACAAATGAAACGCGATATAAACGATAGATAATGCCGAAAACACATCTATTAACCAATTTCTAAAATCCTTAAAAATGCGCTTCCTATTAATAATAAGCCATCTTATACTATAGATAATTGCAAAGGCATAAACAAAGTCGCCAAAAGAAAATGGTAACCAACCTAAAGTATAACGAAACAATTTAGAGGTTAATGGGTATAAGCCTTTACTATAATAGGTTTCAATAAATTCTGGAAACTTAGCTAATAACTTTACTAATAGAAAAGCAGGAACTATGGCGAATGCAATTAATATTTTTTTGTTTTTCAGCATAATTCAAAAATAGTTAATTTTCTGTTAGATGGCTTTGCTTTTAACATCACCACAAGTCTTTTTTGTACTTTTGCAATTCATAAAATAAAATAATAGATGAATTCAGAAATAAGAGCTTTAGAACCAAAAGAATTGTGGAACAAATTTGCCGACTTAAATGCAGTGCCAAGACCTTCTAAAAAAGAAGAACGTGTGATTGCTTTTATGAAGGATTTTGGAGCAAAACTAGGTTTCGAAACGATAGAAGATGAAGTTGGAAATGTTATTATTAAAAAGCCAGCGACAAAAGGAATGGAAGATCGCGTAACTATTGTTATGCAATCGCATTTAGATATGGTACACCAAAAAAATGGTGATACTACTTTTAATTTCGATACTCAAGGTATCGAGATGCATGTTGAAGGTGACTGGGTAAAAGCAAAAGGCACAACTTTAGGTGCAGATAATGGGCTAGGAGTGGCAACAATTATGGCTATTTTAGAAAGTACAACTATCGCGCATCCTGCAATTGAAGCGTTGTTTACTATAGATGAAGAAACTGGGATGACAGGTGCAATGGGACTAAAAGGAGGCTTGCTTTCTGGAGGTATTCTATTAAACTTAGATACAGAAGAGGACGATGAAATTGGAGTAGGATGTGCAGGAGGAATAGATGTAACTGCTACAAGAACTTACGAAGAAGAAGAAACACCTGAGTTTAAAATTGGGTACCATATTGTTGTAAAAGGTTTACAAGGCGGACACTCGGGAATGCAAATTCATGAAGGTTTAGGTAATGCAAATAAAATAATGAACCGTTTATTATTTGATGGTTTCGAAAACTTTGGTTTACGTATTTCTGAAATAGATGGTGGAAGTTTACGTAACGCAATACCAAGAGAGAGTAATGCTACTGTTGCTATAGATGCTATGCATGAAGAAGCTTTTTCTACTGAAATGGATTTACTAATAAAATCTATTCAAACAGAAATGAAAACAATGGAGCCAGATTTAGAAGTCGTAATTTCTAAAGTGGATACTCCAGAAAAAATAATGGACTTAGGTGTTCAAGAAGGTATTACTCGTGCTTTATATGCAGCTTTAAATGGTGTGTTTAGAATGAGTGCAGATATTCCAGGTTTAGTAGAAACATCTAATAACGTTGCAAGAGTAATTATTAAAGATGGTGCTATTAAAGTGGGTTGTTTAACACGTTCTTCAGTAGAGAGTTCTAAAGACGATTTAGCAAATACTTTAAGAGCAACTTTTGAGCTTACAGGTTGTGAGGTTGAGTTGTCTGGAGATTATCCTGGTTGGGCACCAAATATGGAGTCTTCTATATTAAAAGTATTAAGTAGTTTATACGAAAAAATAAACGGAGAGAAAGCAAACGTTGCTGCATGTCACGCAGGATTAGAATGTGGTATTCTTGGTCAAAACTATCCAGAGATGGAAATGATTAGTTTTGGACCTACTATTAAAGGAGCACACTCTCCAGATGAAAGAGCAAGTATTTCTTCGGCTAAAAAATATTGGAACTTTGTTTTAGAGATTTTAAAGGAAATTCCTAAAAAGTAATGTATTAGAAGATTCACTTATTGAATTTCTAAATAAGTAAAATAGAAAAGCACAGTTTTAGGACTGTGCTTTTTTTTGTTTTATGTTGGATTTTGGAGCGGTTCGTTTAACGTTTAGTATATGAAAAGTAGGCGATTGCAAAGCATAAAAACTTTCTATTGAGAACAAAATGGACATGAGTCAAGAGCCTCAAATTTGGAAATATTTCGTCTATTTTTTATATACATTGTTGGCATTTCGTTTTCTTGTTTATCATATTTCAGATAAAACTTTAAATTTCAGAAGGTGTAATTGTGTTAGTAATATTTTTTTTAAAATGATAGTAATTATTACGGTCTATTCTTTTACAATTTTATATGATTTTGAAAAGTTAGAATCTTCATCTGTTACTTTTAACAAATAAACAGCATTTGGTAAATATAACATTTCAATGGATGATTTTTTTGTTCTCAAAATTCGTTGTCCAAAGAGATTATATAACTCATATGACAGGTTTCTATCGGTAGATATTTTCAATATTGAAGCTGTTGGATTAGGATAAATTTTAATTTCCTCAAGTTCATTCCCAAAATCTTCCACAGGTAATGTGATTCCATCTCCACTTGCTGTTATTGATAAAAAGTCAATTGAAGAGAAGGTATAAGTAATTGTGTTTAAAGCTTGGTCAATTGTTCCTGTAAATGGTGCCCATATTCCGCTAGGGCTTTCCTTAACTTGGAGTTTAAGAGTACTCTCATTTGCACCACTATTTAGAAGTTCAATATCTTCATAATGAAAAATCATAGTGCCCTCAAAACCATTCATGGCATTTGAATTATTATAAACTCTATCTATACTGATTCCATTGGAACCTGTGATAGGGGTTTCTGATTTGGTAATAGTTATTGCTCCAGAAACATCATAAGTTGTTGAAGGAGCTAATTCTAGGCCTCCAATATTTAAAGAGGCTCCATTTTCAATAGTAATTTTACTAGAATTATCCACAGCTAATTCTTGTGCATTAATAAAGTTTGAATAAAGAAATAAAATAAGTAGTATTTTTTTCATAATTAAAGTCTTTCTAATGATTAGTTTTATTTAAGGTGTGTAATTACCGCCAATTATCACCCATGTAGTAATAGAAAGAGAACCTGTTTGAAATATTGCCTGAAGTTTTATAAACTCCCAATTGGTGTCTAATGTAATACTTGAATTACCGTCAATTTGCTCACTATTTCCTGTTACAATATTTACTTGACCAGTAGCAATCATTCCAGCTTTAATTATATATATCCTTCCGTGAGTTTCTGATGTAATTGTAGGTAATGTTACTGTTGTTGTTCCTCCATCCGCACAAATTAAGGTGTGGTCAGACTCATCTAAAGTTATTGCATTTGCTAATGTTGCTTTAGCGGGTGTGCTTAGACTTCCATTAAGGATAGTTGCTCCATTTGATTTTATTGTCATCAAGTTAGTAGCTACACTATTGTCAATTTTAAAATCACCATTAGCACCTAAAGTATTTGTTATATTTTGTGCTTGTGCGTTATTATTAAATAGAAAACTTACAATAAAGAGTAGTGTAAAGAGGTTTTTCATAATTATTAATTTTTGTTAAGAGTTTATTTTAAACTGTAATTTAGGGTTTTTATTCGAGATTTCATCATGTTTAATGAATGCCAACAATTAAACTGATACACAACCGTTTCAATGTTTTATATCATACGTTAAACGAAGTTCGACTATTTTTTTTGACAAAGTCAAGTTTAGCTATTGCTTGCTCTAGTGTTAATATAAAAACTAATAAAAGTAATGCTATTTTTATATTCCGATTAAAACGAAGTCTTTTCTTTAAAAAAAAAAAGCCCTTCAGAATAAACTGAAAGGCTTTTTTTGTAAAAATATTTTAGAATTTTATTACTGTATACCTGAGATTTCGATATCAAAATATAAATCTGTATTTCCTGGAACCTTTGGTGGTCGTCCACCTGCTCCATATCCTAAATAACTAGGAACATAAACTCTTGCTTTGTCTCCTACATTCATTCTTAGCATTGCTTCTCTAAATCCAGCAACCAAACCAGCAGATTCATTGTAAATCATTGGAAACGGCTTATAAGCACCTCCTTTGTCTTGTTGCTCATCGTATTGGTTCATTTTTTTAGCAATATCTACGTAAGTAGTATAAAGTAAGTTATCATTCATAAAGTAAGCGCTACAATTAACTAATACTTTATCTGTAGTATTAGGCTTTACACCGTTTTTAATTTTGTTATGAATCATAACTATTCCTGTTGGAGATTCGAAAATCTCACCTTCTAAACCTGTATTAGCTTTAATAAAATCTTGAGCTGCTGCCTTAGATTTCTCTTTTGCTAGCGCTTCTTGTTTTGTCTTCATATCAATTAAACGTTGAGGTAAAAGAGGTTCTAGCTCTGTAAATACTTTAGTAGCATCAAAAGCTTTAGCACTTTTGCCTTTACGGATAATTGTTACTTTGTTAATAACAACATCTTCTAACGGTCTATTAACTCTACCACGTTCTTTAGAAACTGGTAGATTAGAAATAGAATCTTGAACTTCAAGACCTTTAACTAATTCTCCAAAAACAGGATGACAACTTACACGTTGGCCATCACAATTCTTTAAACT includes these proteins:
- a CDS encoding DUF3810 domain-containing protein; the protein is MLKNKKILIAFAIVPAFLLVKLLAKFPEFIETYYSKGLYPLTSKLFRYTLGWLPFSFGDFVYAFAIIYSIRWLIINRKRIFKDFRNWLIDVFSALSIVYIAFHLFWAMNYYRLPLHKNLNLKADYTTETLVKVTENLIAKSNAIHLKITKNDTIKVAFPYSKSQVMSKVPEGYTALQKTFPQLEYKGKSIKKSLLSFPLTYMGFSGYLNPLSNEAQVNSMIPVFKFPTTASHEVAHQLGYAAENEANFIGFLAATNNEDIYFKYSGYTFGLRHCLYEIYRRNPEQYEALVQTINPGVLKNYQDVRDFWNAHKNPIEPLFHSTYNTFLEANNQKGGMKSYSYVVALLVNYLQDKTL
- a CDS encoding aminoacyl-histidine dipeptidase; translated protein: MNSEIRALEPKELWNKFADLNAVPRPSKKEERVIAFMKDFGAKLGFETIEDEVGNVIIKKPATKGMEDRVTIVMQSHLDMVHQKNGDTTFNFDTQGIEMHVEGDWVKAKGTTLGADNGLGVATIMAILESTTIAHPAIEALFTIDEETGMTGAMGLKGGLLSGGILLNLDTEEDDEIGVGCAGGIDVTATRTYEEEETPEFKIGYHIVVKGLQGGHSGMQIHEGLGNANKIMNRLLFDGFENFGLRISEIDGGSLRNAIPRESNATVAIDAMHEEAFSTEMDLLIKSIQTEMKTMEPDLEVVISKVDTPEKIMDLGVQEGITRALYAALNGVFRMSADIPGLVETSNNVARVIIKDGAIKVGCLTRSSVESSKDDLANTLRATFELTGCEVELSGDYPGWAPNMESSILKVLSSLYEKINGEKANVAACHAGLECGILGQNYPEMEMISFGPTIKGAHSPDERASISSAKKYWNFVLEILKEIPKK
- a CDS encoding T9SS type A sorting domain-containing protein, with the translated sequence MKKILLILFLYSNFINAQELAVDNSSKITIENGASLNIGGLELAPSTTYDVSGAITITKSETPITGSNGISIDRVYNNSNAMNGFEGTMIFHYEDIELLNSGANESTLKLQVKESPSGIWAPFTGTIDQALNTITYTFSSIDFLSITASGDGITLPVEDFGNELEEIKIYPNPTASILKISTDRNLSYELYNLFGQRILRTKKSSIEMLYLPNAVYLLKVTDEDSNFSKSYKIVKE
- a CDS encoding peptidylprolyl isomerase; its protein translation is MNNIKHTMKLFIIALLVSMSASSCQDQYPDLEDGLYAEINTTKGIMVAKLYYEKAPVTVANFVGLAEGTHPSLADSLKGKPFYDGIIFHRVMDKFMIQGGDPTATGTGSAGYKFYSEFDTSLSHDKAGILSMANSGGLNTNGSQFFITEIPFTKLDAFTADGSLKNCDGQRVSCHPVFGELVKGLEVQDSISNLPVSKERGRVNRPLEDVVINKVTIIRKGKSAKAFDATKVFTELEPLLPQRLIDMKTKQEALAKEKSKAAAQDFIKANTGLEGEIFESPTGIVMIHNKIKNGVKPNTTDKVLVNCSAYFMNDNLLYTTYVDIAKKMNQYDEQQDKGGAYKPFPMIYNESAGLVAGFREAMLRMNVGDKARVYVPSYLGYGAGGRPPKVPGNTDLYFDIEISGIQ